The genomic stretch acgataaagacaagaaggatccaaccaaagacattattctacaagccacgggtggtaacgaatatctgctccggaattacactcggaacaattttttttgttaatttcatcttatgattgttatactgcccacatgttatattatttatcatcttATAAAGTTATGACTCTGATAAGGCTACTGTCGTTATAATGCATCATTGGCCAATtatagcattcgggatacgattattggttTGAGATGACATTACTGAGGAAATCAAAACTGTGTACACAGTAGGGGTGTTGGCTCCATATGAACTAAAGGGGCAACGTTGGAAACGAGGACTTTGGCTTCAGGAGCGTTGGCTCCATATAAACTGTAAGAGGGCGTTGGCTCCATGTTAAAAAGGGAGTGTTGGCTCCAGGGCGTTGGCCCATGTGATTACGTAATGTTTATTCTCTTCAGTAATGATATACCGTCTTTTGTATAAGGTTCATATGTATTAGTATGATAAGACGAAAGGAGATTGAATATCATGCCTCTGGTAAGCTGTGATACACTTATACACTGTTAAGTTAGTAAGTATGATACGTGTGGTACGAGGGACCAAAACATTATCTTATGAATAAAAGATATGACATAAGGCCGGTGGAGGaactggagtcatactcagcTTGTGGTTAGCTGATTCCGTTACTTCCACTCTTTTTCAAGTACAAATATcggggaaggtcaagtgtgaggaattTTCATATAAAAGATAAGACCTATAAGACGTATAGTTTATAATTATAGagttttagttttagttttagtCTTAGAagtgtatttattttaattatagAAGCTTTGTATTCTCCGGAGCGGGAATACGGCGGTGACACCCTTGTAATTCCGTTGCTGCCTATTGTTAAtaaagagctattttgagctgccTGTCTGGTTTTTCGGGGCATTACATTATTTGAGCTAAAGCACAAATGACGGAGCAAGTCTTGTTTAGATGGTTTTACTGTGAGATCAACCGAAAACCTCACGGCTACTTGACATTCATCATATTAATATATAGGTAAATAGGTTGACCGACGATCTCAGACAATAACTTGTATAAACGACAACACTTTTATTCACCCGTAAAGTTTCAAAGCAAGCAAAATTAGTAACTAGAAAGCTAATTCTCCATTGCTAAATTAAAACTTGATCAATTCTATTTCTATTTTATGTGAACGGTCATTTAACGAGAAGTTTAACTATTCTATCCAGCAGGCAAAATATAGCTTAGATGAATCATAAATTTTGGACACTGCAAAATCGAGAGCATTAGGCACACATTACACGTACTCCAACCGACTATCTAGAGATTGTTTGAACAAGAAATTCATGATATAGAAAATAGGAAAACACACAAAAAGCTCCCTCCGACAAGCTACAACATACCCGTTTCTGAGAAACAATCAGTTGTCCAGAATTGAAAAACATACCCTAAAATTTAGCTCGGTGGAAAGCGAATTTCTAATTTTCTATAAATGTGGCAAGTGCTTAAAGTCCACCATAGGTAATTATTGGAATTATGTTATCCAAATTGTCTACCCCTAAAACACAATGTTTCTCCAGGAAATATGAACAAAGCTCGCTTTGTAGTGAAACAAGCATGTCATAAATAAATAGTTTATAAAAGTTAGAAAAGGCAATAGGGTGTTTGGTACATTTGATCAACATCATTGGGAATTAGTGGAGAATGAGTTTGAGattgttaaagatgtttcattGCTGCTGCTGCTATTGGTTTTTACTGCTTACTATTCAAGATGTTAAAAGACTCGTGCATTTAATAGAAGATCAAGAATACAACCTGTAATCCATAAAAAATTGAACctgcaataataaataaagagggacaaaataatatggaaataagaatttattttattattgaAAGATTTAGGGTTACAATTTCCATAACTTTCTTGATTCCATCCTAAGGGGGTTTTGATAGTGACTACGGGATCTTATCGACTTAATTCCGTAGGGAGATGATGAAGTCTTTTTTATTGACTTATTCCATCTTACCTACAATTTGTTAATAAGAAGACGGGGTCGTTTTTGAGACTTAATCCATCTTCTCTCCCCTCTAAACCCTAAAGACAGagttgtatttataataaagtgGCTTGGAGGGCAAGACATcatattctagaatattctaagatattaTCACATTATTTTCTGATAATCTCTAAAATACTAAAGATATTATAGAATAAATAGATACCAAAAATGTAAAATTTTGGTGACTACAGATGCCCCCTCGAGACTAGTTGTAGAGACTTTTATGTCGGTTGCAACTTGGTCTCGAATCTGCTACTGAATTTGACCCTTGGAAAAAGGAGATGAAGAGTGAAAATCATTCAATCGAGTGTGCCAATTTGTAAACCATAAAATTTAAATACCCTGCGATAAACAATAAAAGAGGTAAAAAAAAATACGGAAAACAAGAGttttattattgaaagattaagggttacaatttccgtaactctcttgattccatctcaaagggatttagggttttgatagTACTATGGGGTCTTATCGACTTAATCCCGTAGGGAAATGATGGGGTCGTTTTGTAACTTGTTCCATctacctacaatttggtagtaggaAGACGAGGTAGTTTGACTTAATCCATGCTCTCTTTCTAAACCTAATGACGAGTTGTATTTATAGTTGTAGCTGGCTTAGAGGGCAAGATAAAGATTTTTCAAATATCTAAAATATTATCACAATATTGATAATTATCTCTAAATACTAAAGATTTTATTAAAATAAATAGATACCAATATATAAAATTTCGGTGTCTACAAATGCCCCCTcgaaacgggttgtagagactttTATGTCGGTTGCAACTTGGTCTCGAATCTTCTACTGAATTTGACCTTTGGAGAATGGAGATGAAGAGCGAAAATCGTCCCACCGAGCGTGTCAATTTGTAAATCATAAAATTTGAACAtgcaataataaataaagagggacaAAACAATATGGAAACAagaatttattttattattgaAAGATTTAGGGTTACAATTTCCGTAACTCTCTTGATTCCATCCTTAGGGGGTTTTGATAGTGACTTCGGGGTCTTATCGACTTAATTCCGTAGGGAGATGATAGAGTCTTTTTTGTTGACTTATTCCATCTTACCTATAATTTGATAGTAAGAAGACGGAGTCGTTTTTGAGACTTAATCCATCTGCTCTCCCCTCTAAACCCTAAAGGCGGAGTTGTATTTATAGTAAAGTGGCTTGGAGGGCAAGACGAcatattctagaatattctaagatattatcacattattttctgataattatctctaaaatACTAAAGATATTATAGAATAAATAGATACCAAAAATGTAAAATTTTGGTGTCTACACAACCCTAATCAATTAAATTGATTCATAGAAAATCATAAGAACTAAGGAATAAGAAATAAAATTGGGGAAATTGAGGAATTACCTAAATTATAATTTGCGCAAAAATCAGAAAAATCGATGAGGAAATCGGCGAGAATTGGGGAAGAAAGCAAAATTGAAGTCGGATGTACGAAGTAATTTGGTTGAAATCACAGTAATGGCACTTGAAATCAACGAGAATGAAGAAGGAAGCATGAAAATAAGTAGGATAAGCGGGAGTCAGGTTGGACGATGATACAAATTTATTCTCAACCCTTCATTTGTCTAAAATCTAAGGGTTGTAAAGGGTTttcacagttctcattatctcCATGGTTCTCATACGATCtcaattctctctctctctctctctctctctctctctctctctctctctctctatatatatatatatatatatatatatatatatatatatatatatatatatatatatatatatatatatatagaattaggttcaTCTAAGTCCACTTACCTtagatgagtccctaagtcctattttCCACCCTTGGATCATAATAAATCAATGGCTGAGataaaaaacaaaataattacCCAACTCAATTTTCTATGCACAACAGTAATGATGAAAAACAAAATAACCCCTTCCCCATAAACAAATCTCACACTTTActaaattttaattttacgaCAACCGTTATTAATTTTTactcttcttctttctttctttctctttctttctttcttactTTCTTAACGTTTCAACTTCTTCATCCTCTGCAATTTAAAAAACCGTCTGATTAATTTGAAAAAATTCCTTCTGTTTAATCCTGTGAACTCCCAATCAACTCGGCTTCTGCAAATTCATTATCATCCTACTTCAGGTATACTTAATCATTCttcaatttcttctatttttaatTGCATTAACTCTATATTAATCCTCATCCTTGTATTATTATTTTatcgtctttgttttgttgttgttgtttttgtttttgttgttgttgttgttgttatcgttgttgttttttttttctgtttttgtcTACATCTTCATCTTCAAAACTCGTCTTTTGCATGCCCAAAACACGAGTGTATTTATCTTCATAACTCGATTTTTGCATGCCAAAAACTCGAAAGGTTTCATCTTCATAACTCCTTCATAGTTCTATTGTCTTCTTCATCATTTGATTCAACTCGCATACCCATCTTTGTCTTCACCTGCATTCGTAGTTTTCATGCCCTATTGATTTTATTATTGtgaatttattaatcaagtattgAAATAGGTTTATTATTGTTTGGGTGTTAGTTAAAACTTGAAAATGAATCGTCAAAGTTTCAAGGGTTTGAATTCGAATTTAAATATTATCTGCTTAGTTGAAGTTTGAATGTGAGTTGAAATTTCAAAGTTAAAGGATTAAAGTTTCAAAATTGAGGCTTAAATTTTCAAAGTTTCATAATTGAATATACCATCTGCTTAGTTGAAGTTTCAACTTGAGTGTGTTGAAATTTCAAATTTGAGGCTTAAAGTTTTagaatttttttaaataaatcaGCATCAATTACTTAACTTCAATACACCAATTTGTAAAGAAATTTAACTTTAACCCATTTTTTATAATTTCTATTCAGATGGATGGTGAAGGTGATTGTGAGGTCGTAGAAGCCATTTGTTAAACCTACCCCCTCCACAATCGTAAAATGTCGAGGTAAGAGGCTTGTGAGATTGATATCTAAGCTTACTAATGCACAAAGAGAAGCGGTAAAGAGAGTCGGGTTTGGTGGGTTGCTCGAGTTACGTCTTGACAAGTACCCTCTTGATCATGTGCACCTGTTTGTAGAAGCTTTTAATGACGGCTCACATGTTTTTAGGGCTTCTGAATCTAAAGAGTTTGTCGTGTCGAAGCATGATGTACACGACTGCTTCCTATTACCATTAGGTCCTAAGGAACTTGATTTAGTAGTGATTTGGTCGTAAGAAGGAGTCGTCGAGCTTTTAAATAAGCAATTGAAGGAACAATGGAGGAAAAAATATAATGTGACAAGTGCATCTCAATACATCCCTTTAGGTAAACTATATGATGATATGAGGGCAGACAAGGACGGGAGGGACGACTTTATTAGACTGTTTGTATTGTTCAGTATGTCGGAATTCCTAGCCCTTACCTCAAACGGTGTCGACTGGAAGCTTCTCTCAGCTGttgaagatgttagtcttattAATCAATATGACTGGTGTTCATATGTGCTAGATGGCATTGTCTTTGCTGTCTCGAGTCCAGGAATAATAAGACCGCTTACGTGGTTGTCTTCCTTTTCTTATGATTACCTATTTCCAGAGGTTTGTCTTCCGCGGCAAAAGTTCACCTCATGAGCTCCCACTGATAAAATATTGGGATCAAAGTAGTATTAATTCTAGATTAGATGGTGAGCTGGTTGGTGGGTCTTTGGGTCGGCTGACATTTTCACCAGTTGTCTATCCTCGCTGCCTTGACCCTACCTATAATAATAATCTCATCTCAAGTAATGCCACCCGTCCGTTGTTGTTGGCTTCCACACCTCATCCTGATAacgagaagaagttcattcagatCGAACTACCTTCAGGTGTTGAGGATGACCAGGAGTTGCATGCTAGAGCCGTGGATGTAAGTCAAGCTTGTCAATCTGTCATTCTGTTTAATTAGAAACGAGTAAATCTGATGAGCATTCATTAAAACTATGTGCATTCATTTATGCCAGGTGGTTTAAAGTTTCAGATAACTTTGGGCATTCATTAGAAACTTTAGCCGTCAACTTTGAAATGTTATAACCACAATATGAAACTTCAACAATTTTCATTGATTTTAACACCCAAGCTTCCTACTGAAGTTTAAATGTGTACTTGAAATTTTAACAACATTATCTGAAGGTTTAGCTGTGTACTTTGAAAATTTTAACAGCATTATCTGAAACTTTAGCCGTCAACTTTGAAATGTTATAACCACAATATGAAACTTCAACAATTTTCATTGATTTTAACACCCAAGCTTCCTACTGAAGTTTAAATGTGTACTTGAAATTTTAACAACATTATCTCGAAGGTTTAGTTTGTGTACTTTGAAATTTTAACAAACATTATCCGAAACTTTAAACCACTTGGCATAAATTCTTGTATAATTTGAAACTTGAACTTTGCAATTCTAATAATACATTTGGATTGTATTGTTGCATTGCAGGCTGTACATGAGCTTTACCTACAGATGCAGCGTAACTCAATCGTCTTCCATGCATGGTACTCAGATGCGATTTCGAAGATTAAGCGTCTAACAACTCcagagattgatccaaccaagcTTGTTCCTTCACAGTCCACACAAGCCTTCTTTCAATCTGATGAGCTTCAATTTCATGTTGATGAGGTAGCTGATATATCCGTTCGAATGAAAGTTGTATTTGACAACGCACTTTTTGTGTTTAAGCAAGATCCCGTGGCCAATCCAAATCGACAAGATGAGGCTTCTAAATCAATGGAGCAGATTAGTAGCGTTTTATGTGACCTCATTTGTTGTACTTTTTCACGACAAAAATGATGAAGTGTCATATCATTGAAAAAGAATTATCGCCCCTTCATATGGTCACCAATGACTATTATACTACTTCGGGAGATAAAGACATACACATTTCGCAAGGCTAGAGGAAGGGGTTGATATGATGGAAGGCGAAGGCGATGGTGAGTTCCTTGAAAACTCATCGAGACCAACACTTGAACAACATAGAAATTTCTACACCCATTCAAAACAAGGATAATGCTATCGATTTGATGGACGTACAAGCTGTTGGGGATGTCCAAGGAATTCAACAAAAAGTACCGGATTTGTCTATTACACAACCGATTGGTTCTCGCCGGTTTATACTACTCTTTGAAGTAAATGCCATTCTCGGGAGGTGCGTGAAGAAGAGATTCAAATTGAGTCGCTTTCTTCGGGGGGATGTGGTTGCGGGCCGTTGTTAAAAGAGACGACACGAACAGCGTTCAAATGATATGGTGCAAGGTTTGGATGTGGTAAATAAAGAGGCTCCTGCAATATATGTCCCTCAAACTGATGGTGTTCACCATCCATTCTTATTTCATTCAAAAACCAAACTTTCTTGCATGTCTATTGTCCCTGAGAACCTCGGTTGCTCTTTTGATTGTGGTGGACCCGATCCGAGCCAGGTTTTTGTGTCTGATGTTTTACGCCGCAACAATGGACTATTCACATCCGTTTTTAACgggaggaaggatgtaatggattacaTCTTCAACAAATCGGAGAACTATAGTAAAGCGTAAGTCACCTATAAGAACTTTATATTAGTTGATATTGTTTTACCTATAAGAACTGTATACCCTTTCTTTTGTTGTGTATTTACTTCCTAGTTGCACATTCTTTGTAGGGAAACAATCGTATCCTACACAAGACTGTACTTCATTCCGAGGGAGGACATTTGGTCGTTAGAACCCGGTCTTGAGATCACGAACAATGTTATCGACTGCTGGTCTCTGTTACTCAACAAGATCATGACTGATAAAACTGCCCCAGTCCAAACTTCCCGCTGTTTCTTTGGCCTTAGCCACACTGTATGTGCGCATTTTTCACAGTTACTTACTTTTCACAACAAAGTGTGAAATTTTTATGAGTTCCCTATCTTATGACAGAGTCTTGTACTGCAAATTTGGGAAGCCAAACAAAAGGGGGAAGTGCTAGACCTAACTAAAGATATATTCACAACATGGGACATTTGGGTCAGTGATTGTGTATCTCAATTTCAGCTGGATTCTGATTTGGTATGTGTAACCTTTTTAAACCCATTATTATctccatttttaattttaatatttttaattgtaagttttattaataggTTTATGTTGGATTTCCTCGGTCTTCATTCCGGGTTATCGGTGATTCGCCTCACTATAGTTGTGTATGTATAAATTTCCCCGCAAAGCAGGTTGAATACCTTGACAACCGTTCATACAGCGAAGATTTCGATACTCTACCTATCTCAAATATTGCATTTATAACTGTAAGTCATTCCACCCAAGCTTTGTACCTTTACTTCTACTCCTACAACAATATTAAAACTTCAAGTCATTCATCAACTTTTGAAAATTTAGCAAAAAGTCGATATTAAAACTTTAAACGTCCAACTCCAAATTTTAACACACATTGTCTGAAACTTTAAACCAGTACTTGCTAAATTTAATCAAGATTTAGTTTAGAAACTTTAACAGCGAACTATGAAATTTTATACCCCAAAAAATGAAACTTCAAGAGTCTACATGGATTTTAACATAATCTTACTAGTGAAACTCTAACTGTGGCATTTGAAATTTTAACTACAATTTCTGAAACTTTTAACCAGTTGACATACATTCTATTCTACAAAAAATTAAAACCTGAACTTTGCACTTTTAACTCACATTTACTGAAACTTCAAACGTCATCTTCAAAACTTTAACTGACATTTACTGATACTTCCAATTTCAAATTTCAACATACATTCTCTGAAACTTTAAACCACTAGTTTGAAACTTCACTCACAAAACTTAAGTCAAAAACTTTAACCGCCAACTTTGAAATGTTATATTCAACAATATGAAACTTTAACAATTACCAATGATTTTAACACCCAATCTTGAAACTGAAACTTTAAACGTTAACTATGAAACTTTAAGTATGATATTTGAAACTTTAACTTGTTCACATAAATTCTGATCTACAGAAACTAAACCTGACCCCCAAAATTTGAAACTTAACTATAGTTTCTGAAACTTTAAACTAGTTCACAGAAAATCTAAtctacaaaacctaaaacccgaGTTCTTTGAATTTTAACTCAAGTTCAATGAAACTTTAACTGATATTCATGAAAGTttaattggttttttttttaactttaagCTGTTGAGGAATTTCATATATCTGCCCTCTACATATAATGCTCACATGTTTGCTTATTATCTATATTCATTTCCATTTTCAAATACATACAGGCAATCGAAATGGGCAAGTATTTGGTTTCCAAAGGGTTAGACAAAGGCAAGTCAGTATCCGAGTTTAAACTTGTTAACATTAACTTTGCATGGCAAGGTCTAGGATACTCAGCCAATGACTGTGGTACCTATATGATGATTCACATGCTCGTTTATAATGGCAAACCCTTTGACTGCGGGCTAGGCACCACGGACGCAATGAACTTGTACAGGGCTGAAATTGCTGCGACGCTTGTACTTAGTGACATTAACAAGTCCAGGGAAGAGGTTCTTTCTGCGGCTAAATCATTCAAAGAAGGTAAACTTATTGTCATGCGGCAAAGACCAAAAACATCCACAAAATCGGCTTCTAAATGCTAGCCCTAAAAGAAGTAGCCAACCACGAGTTGAAGGATCCAAGCGTCCCCGTTTAAGTGTAATCGATCCAACCACCCCTCAACCAACAACTCCAATAGCTCATTCTCCCAAGAATCGAGTTATCAGTGTTAAAAGTCGTCCTAGGGGAGCGGTGATGGTCTTGGTTGCTCTCTTGATGCGGTGTTCTTTGATTTGACAACCCTTGTCATATCTAAGACTCTTAGGGGCAACCAATTGCTAGTGAAGGATATGACCACAATAAGGAAGCACGTAGCAGATTACTGCTTCCTTGACGACCACGATTTGGACCCGAGGTAAGTTGGTTGTCTAACCTGTATTGGTTCATATAGCCAATTGAAGTATATTTGTAATGTGAGTAAGCACTTACCATATAAGTTGCattggttttttatttttatttcaagtTGAAACTTCAACCGAACGGATgaaaataaaaaaccaaaatcACATTTTGAAACTTTGACGAGACATTCTGAAATTCTAACTCACAACTATTGAAATTTTAATCTAAACTATTCACATTTCAAGTGACTCCTCCACATTCTGAAACTTTAAGCATAAACTTTGAAATTTCAATTCACTAAAGTTCAAACTTCAACCAAGCAGTTAATATTAATATCCCAAAGTTAACTTTTACGACGCATTTATTTCACGCTGCAGGAACAATTGGCGATTACGGAGTCAATGCCGTACTTTGTAGGGATGAGATTATGTCATTGCTACCTGATAGCAAAATGTCCTCAACTGTTATTGAATGTTGGTCCAAGTTGTTGAATCAAATAGAGTCAGATGCAAACGAAGTACAAAGAATGGCTTTCCTAGGCATACGCCACACGGTACGCATCTACTTTTAAATTCAGATGACATTTAGTTGATGAACTTTATATAATTCAAATGGAAATATTCGGTACCCAGTCAGAAGAACAAATATTTCGCAGGACGTGGTGATGCGATGGTTGGAAAACCAAGAAGCCGGTGTACAGGAGACGCAGACTGGTGCGTATTACGATACGTTGTTCCATATTTGGGACTTGTACATCAAGCACTGTGGTCATACCTTCAACTTGAATGCAGAGCTCATCTTCGTACCAGTAAATATTGACGATCATTTTGCTTGCATATGTATCAATTTCATTTCAAGGACTATTGATGTCCTTGACCATCAGCTATACCTGCAGTTTAAGAGTTCCAAAGTCTTCAAGGTGTCtaaaatcattgtaagtttcttACTATATCTACGATGAATATTGACGCAACTAATATGTAA from Silene latifolia isolate original U9 population chromosome 2, ASM4854445v1, whole genome shotgun sequence encodes the following:
- the LOC141630592 gene encoding uncharacterized protein LOC141630592; amino-acid sequence: MSSTVIECWSKLLNQIESDANEVQRMAFLGIRHTDVVMRWLENQEAGVQETQTGAYYDTLFHIWDLYIKHCGHTFNLNAELIFVPVNIDDHFACICINFISRTIDVLDHQLYLQFKSSKVFKVSKIISGAMSDYLESRGVSGAEEVAKFRQRQIKLSWQSPKPNDLESGLFTMMHMLCYEGAPFEHEDLPKKVGRRYLCIQLAATLVLSDMNKVRAETMDNVKKFIAQKESLWQVVYARRKVSKILNKK